From a single Schistosoma mansoni strain Puerto Rico chromosome 4, complete genome genomic region:
- a CDS encoding small membrane protein related has protein sequence MSIFDQFRDIEPDRIRNSIVSIIAGFLFALGWWIAIDAAVLFAENDSLPNAYHTAGVFSTIAFILINSVPNGVLRDEFSDSRIGRRGALICLFFAFSMAFSSTIAACWILFGGYVAVDKTPVWPGVAILLQNLLICISSILFKFGRKDLSDF, from the exons ATGTCTATTTTTGACCAATTCCGAGATATTGAACCTGATCGCATCCGCAATAGCATAGTATCAATTATTGCAGGATTTTTATTTGCATTAGGCTGGTGGATAGCAATTGACGCAGCTGTGCTTTTCGCCGAAAACGATTCCTTACCTAATGCATATCATACAGCTGGAGTATTCAGCACTATCGCTTTCATATTAATCAACAGTGTTCCTAACGGAGTG TTGAGAGATGAATTTTCAGACAGTCGTATCGGTCGTCGCGGAGCACTTATATGCCTATTTTTCGCTTTCTCAATGGCATTTAGCAGTACAATAGCTGCATGTTGGATACTATTTGGAGGTTATGTAGCTGTAGATAAAACACCAGTATGGCCAGGTGTAGCTATACTATTACAAAATCTACTAATTTGTATATCGtcaattttattcaaatttggCAGAAAAGATCTTAGTGATTTCTAA